In Pongo abelii isolate AG06213 chromosome X, NHGRI_mPonAbe1-v2.0_pri, whole genome shotgun sequence, one DNA window encodes the following:
- the LOC112130800 gene encoding small integral membrane protein 30-like: protein MTSVSTQWLLVLILLLLLLPVVEAVEARDAIAVLLGVVLSIPGICACLGVCAQKRNGQI, encoded by the coding sequence ATGACTTCTGTTTCAACACAATGGCTCTTAGTCCTCATTTTACTGCTTTTGTTGCTGCCTGTTGTTGAAGCAGTAGAAGCCAGAGATGCAATTGCTGTCTTGTTGGGTGTGGTTCTCAGCATTCCAGGCATTTGTGCTTGCTTGGGGGTATGTGCACAAAAGAGAAATGGACAGATATGA